The genomic segment TGTCGGTGTCGGAACCTCTGGCGTTGGCGTTACCGGAGGTACTGTCGGTGTCGGCTCCTCTGGTGTTGGCGTTGGTGTTGGCGTCGGTGTTGGCGTTGGCGTTACCGGAGGTACTGTCGGTGTCGGCTCCTCTGGTGTTGGCGTTGGTGTTGGCGTCGGTGTTGGCGTTGGCGTTGGCTCCTCCGTCGCCACCTCCAGCCCGGCAATCGCAGCTGTCACTGCTGCTGCGCTCGCAGCTACCTGCGCCTGATCAGCTTCCAGATCAGCGCTTGCCCGCTGCGCTGCAGCCAGCGCTTCGGCAAGCACGGACCAGCTTCCTGCCGTATAATGGCTTTGCGTCAAGCCAGCTGCTTCAGCAATTGCGGCAATCAGCTCGGCCTTATCAGCCAGAGCCAGCCCGAATGCCTTGAAATCCATCATGCCGACCCAGCCTTGGCCTTCGGTAATCGTCACCTTGAGATAACGGCCCGTATTATTGTCCGTCAGCTTATGGCTGTCCGAAGGCATGGCCAGCGTTTGCGTATCCGCTGCTGTACGGAATGTTGCGCCATCATCAGAAATTTCCACTTTATAATGGACAACTCCCGCCCATTTGTTGAGCACCACTTTTTTCACTAGCGAAGCTTGGCCCAGATCGACCATCCACCAGCTGCCAGCCCCTTTATCTGTCCCCCACGAAGTGCCTTCATTTTGATCGACTGCCCCTTCTGGAGCGTTGGCCTTGCCGCCGCCGCTGCCGGCGTTGCTGGAAGAAGTTGCTGCTTTAAACGCTGCAATATCCTGCAAAGGCTTAAGCGCTTGAATCGCGGAGGCAAGTGCTTCCGTCGCAGCCACAACCGCCGTTTGAACAGCCTGGCCATCATTGTTGACCGTCTTCGCATTCGCTAATGCAGCTTGCAGCACAGCCCAGCCGGCCGCATAATATTCCGCACCGTCGAGCTGCTCTGCCGATACGATAGTGGTGACGAGCGTGCCTTTGTCCACGTTCGACAAACCATTCAGCGCGGCCTGCAATCCGGCAACCGCATGATTGACAACCGTTTGCGTAGCTCTTGCATCACCAGACGCCGTCCGTGCAACAGCAAGCGCACTTTGCAGCGCCTGCCAGCTTTTGGCCGACCAGTCCGCCTCTTGCTTCGCTTCTGCATCGGCAATGAGCACTGCCAGCGCCGCCTTGTCCGCCGGAACCACTTCAAGCCCAGCGACAACGGAAGCCAGCTGCGCCTGTGCCGCATCCACTTCAGCTTGCGTTACCCCTTGAGGCGTATACGCCTGATCGTGAACGAGCTGCGCCTGAGCGATAGCAGGTGCAAGCTGCGGCCAGCTCTGCGGCGTAAAATCTGCCTCTACGAGCGACTTGGCTTCAGCAATTGCGGCCGCCAAATGCTGGCGATCTGCCGGGACTGCCGTCAATCCATGCTTATAAACGTTCAAGGAATCCAGCGCATAGCCCTTATAGGCGTATCCGCCGTTTGCTGGATATTCGTCATAATCAAACATCGCATGATTTTCCCATGCGTCGCCCTCAGACGCAATCCAGCCTACATTCGATGGAATCCATGCCGGTTCCCAATAGAAAAATCCGGCTCCCTTGTTATTTTCCACATTGGAGATCAAATCCATAATCGTTTGAATTGCATCATATTGGCCTTGAACGGTCGCGTCCCATTTCGCTCCGCCCGTCTTCAGCTTTTGGTCGGAGTTAATAATATTTTCATGGGCATCGCCATTTTTGTACGAAAACGGATACGACGTCTCGGCAATAACGACTTCCTTGCCATATCGCAGCGCCATATCGTCCATATTAATTTTCACCGCTTCCAGCGTACCGTGCCAGAACGGATAATAGGATAAGCCGATAATGTCGTAATCGACTCTGCCATTGATGCCGTCGAAGAAATAACGGAAGGTCGCATTTTTGCCGCCTTCAGCAAGATGAATCATAATTTGAACATCATCGCCGCCAGGAAGGGCGCGGACAGCCGACGAACCGCTGTTCAGCAGCAGCGCTTGATCGTCAAAATTAACCGAGCCGCCTTTGCCCGTGAGCACGCCGCTGTTGATTTCATTGCCGATCTGTACCATGTCAGGCATCGCATTTTCTGCCTGCAATTCAGAAATAACCTCGTACGTGTAATCGTATACCGCTTGGCCCAGCTCCGGCATCGTCAGGTTTTTCCACGCCGCAGGCCGAACCTGCTGGCCCGGATGCGCCCAGTCATCCGAATAGTGGAAATCGACAAGCAGCTTAAGCCCCTTCGCCTTCACTCGCTTGGCAAGTCTAAGCACATCTTCCTTATCATTGTAGCCGCCCGAGTTTTGCGGATCATTCCACACCCGCAGCCGGACGTAGTTCACGCCCCGGTCCTTCAAAATGTCCAGCAAATCGCGTTCCACGCCATTGCTGTCGTAATATTTTCCGCCGTTGTCCTCAATTGCGGTCAGCGTCGAAATATCCACCCCGCGAATAAAATCGTCGCGATAGCCCAGCACCGTGACAGACGCATTCGGCTGCACGCTCGCTCCCGTTACCGTTCCTGCTACTTCAAAGCTGCCCCCACCTGTATATTGCTGCGGGTCAACAGCGTCCCATGCGACATTGACGAGCCCAAAGCTGCCGTCCGCATATGCTGCATTCACCTGTGCCGGAAGGCTAGGAGCCGTGCCGCTGTAGGTTTCGATATTCACCGCATCATAGCCGGTAATGTCCGCTGGACTTTTCACCATTTCCTTCTCTGTTACCTTTAATTCTTTAATGCCCGGCCACCAGCCGCTACCTGCATAGAAAGAAATCGTGACGCGCACATAACGCATGCTGTCCGCCTCGAATGCAAGGCTTGCCGTCTGCTGCTTTGCCGCATTAGCCGATTTATCGGCAGCGACCGTCCAGTTCACATCGTCCGGCGATACCTCGACGATATACTTGACGATTTCATCTTCCTTCCAGGTGATTTCCACACCAGAAAGATCATATTCGCTGCCCAGATCCACTTTAAGCCAGTGTGTCGGACTTACAGCGCTAGCTGCGCTCCATGCCGTATCCGGATTGCCATCGACCGCGTATTCCTTCGGCTGCCCCCACTGCGGATCTATATATTCTTGGCTTGCTGTAACGATTTTGCCAAGCGCCAAATTTGCTGCAGCTGCCTTTACCGCCGCTTGCGGCCAGGCCATTTGCGTCATAAACAGCGCTACGACCAGCACGAGGCTGATATACCCTTTCCCCTTTTTCATGTAAACCTCTCCCTTGATTATATTGTTTCTCCATGCTTCATCTAATTGTAAGCGATTTTATGAAAAACGATATACATACCAAAAGCAACATTCCAGCATTTTATGCAACCTGTTTGACGCCGCACATTCCGAATTTTGGTAGCGCTATCATTCATAGGGTTTTCATAAGCAAAACCTGCGCAAACAGACACTTCAAATACTATCGATTAGAAAAATCCTGAAATAACGCGCTTAAGCCCCATCCCGAGCATTAACGAGAATTTCGGCTAATCACTTGTTATTCGCAAGCCGATGTTTTATATTGACATAACAGTAGGTCAAAAATAAAAGAGGTGAACGGACGAGATGACTCCACGCACGAAGGAACAAAACGATGAGATCCGGCTGCGCCGTCTGGCGCAAATCCGGAAAGCCGCGGCCGATGTGTTTTTGAATAAGGGCCCTTTACTGGAAATCCGCGATGTAGCCGCGCAAGCGGGACTCGGCTATGGAACGGTATACCATTATTACAGCAATAAGGGCGATTTGCTTCAAGATCTGCTATGGGATGCGTTCGAGCGGGCCGGGGATTGGCTGGTAGCCCCGCTAGAGGCAACACTAGAGGCAACGATAGAGGCCTCCCGCGCTTCGGCCTCGGGGAAGGCTCCAGCGGGCGGGCATTTCGGCTTGCCTGCTGCGGAGGACACCGGGAACTCGGCTTCCGCAGATTCCCGAAGCGGAAGCAGCGAAACAGCCGCGGCCGCAGAGCTTGGTCCCGTTGCCGCCGCAGGCGTACGGCTGCTGCAGCTATGGGCGGAGGACCACGCTCTTTACCTGTTGTTTAAGATGGCCGGAGAGAACTTTGCCTCGCTGCCAGAAGCGCGCTCGGCCACGCTCTCGGCCGCCTTTCATCGTGAGGTGCTGGCGCCGCTTGCCGCGCTGCTGGAAACCGGGCGTGAGCCGGACGGGGCTGCCGCTTCCGGCGGAAACGCGGCGGAGCCGCCGTATCAGCTACAGCGCGCGGAAATGCTGCTGGCCGCCTTGGTCGGCTGCGCCTCGATTTCGCTTCGCCGCGGAAGGCTGCACGAGGAGGCTGGCGATATCGCCCGGTTATTAAAATTATAGAATGGATAAGGAGCGAATAATTACAGATGATCATACTAAAATCACCTAGGGAAATCGAAGAGATGAAGCCGGCGAGCCAAATCGTTGTGGACTGCTATCGCGAGGTGTCCAAACTGATCGAGCCTGGGATCACCACCCAAGAAATCAATGACTTTGTTGCCAGACACATCACCAAGCTGGGCGGCAAGCAGTTTACGAAAGGGTACAACGGTTACCCCGCCGAAACCTGCATTTCGGTCAACGATGTGGTCGCCCACGGCATTCCTTCGAATCAGGTGGTTATGGACGGCGACTTGCTGAAGCTCGACATCGTTGTGGAATACGGCGGATGGTTCGGCGATTCGTGCTGGTGCTATGCGGTGGGCAATATCCGGCCGGAGGCGCAAAAATTAATGAAGGTGACCAAGGAATGCTTGGAACTGGGGATCGCCAGGGCAATTCCCGGTGGCCGGCTTGGCGACATCACGTCGGCGATTCAACAGCATGCGGAAGCAAGCGGGTTTTCGGTCGTACGCGATCTGCTGGCGCACGGGATCGGGCGGAGCCTGCACGAGGAGCCAAGCTACGAGCATATCGGCGTAGCCGGCAAAGGCATTCGGCTAAAGGAAGGCATGGTGTTCACGATTGAACCGATGATCAACGAAGGTACGTACCGTATCAAGATTGACGACGATCGGTGGACGGCGAGAACGGCCGACGGCAAGCTGTCGGCGCAATATGAGCATACGATCGCAGTTACGGCGGACGGACCGCTCATTTTAACGGCCCAGTAAAAATAGAGACGACGGACGGGAATGCGTTATTTTAGGAAAAAAGCCGCTAACCCGGCCTGCTTGGCCTTACGCAAGCCCGTAATCCGAAATGACGAGAAACCGCGTTGCCGCAAAAAGAAGGCTGCTCTCCGTTTCCGGAAAACAGCCTCCCGTACATCTTCTAGAACCCACACGATTACCTTTGTCACGCTACTCTTTAACCGAGCCTACAACGAGGCCCTTAACGAAAAACTTTTGCAAAAACGGATAAATAATCAGGACCGGAAGAGCACCGATGAAAATTTGCGCCGCACTAACCGTCTTCTGCGAGATCAAGGCAAGCGATACGGGATCGAGGCTCATGGAGCTCATGTCGCGTGAAATAATGACCGTTTGCAGAAAGGTTGCCAGCGGATATTGGTGAACGCCTTCTGTGTACAGCAGGCCGTCAAACCACGAATTCCAATGGAATACGATGCTGAATAGGCTGAGTGTTGCAATAGCTGGCTTGGATACCGGCAGAAATATCGTGAACAGTACCCGGAAGTGGCCCGCTCCATCAATCATAGCCGCTTCCTCCAGCTCCTTCGGAATGCCCCGGAAGAAGTTCATCATCAGGATCGTTAAATAAATATTAACCGCTCCGGGAAGTACCAGTGCCCAGAAGGAGCCCATCAGGTTCAAATTCTGGATCATCATATAGAAGGGAACAAGCCCCCCGTTAAAGACCATCGCGAAGACGAAAATCCAGGAGTAGTAGGAACGTGCCTTGAAGCTTGTGCTTTCTCTGGAAAGCGGGTAGGCTGCCATAAACGCCAGCAGCAGCGTAAGCGCCGTGCCAATGGACGTCCGCATGATAGATATCCAGATCGAGTTTAGAAAGATCGGGTTGTCGATCGTTTTGCGATAAGCCTCCAAAGTGAAATCTACCGGCCACAAATTAACGATATTGGCATCAGCCGCCGACTTTGCGCTGAACGAAATCGCCAATACATGAACAAGCGGGATAATGCACAGGAGCGAGATAAACAGCAGCCCTGTATTATTGAGTATAGAAAATATGCGGTATGACAGTGTTTTGTGGTACATTCTAGGCTCGCTCCATTCTTAGAAAATTCGATAGTTTGCCCATTTATAGGCCATGCGGTATGAGACGAAAATCAAGATCATGCTGATAATGGATTTGAATAATCCGACTGCTGTTCCAAAGCCCATTTCCCCGCTTATAATCGCTGTGCGATAAACGAACGTATCAATAATGTCGCCTTTATCGTAGACTAGCGGATTATACAGGTTGAAAATTTGGTCAAAGCCCGCGTTCAAAATGTTGCCGAGTGCCAGCGTACCCACGACAATCGCCATCGGCACCATTGAAGGCATTGTAATGTGCAGCGTCTGCTTCCAGCGGCTTGCGCCATCCACTTCAGCCGCCTCGTACAGCGAAGGATTGATGTTCGAGAGAGCTGCCAGAAAGACGATCGTTCCGTAACCGAACTCCTTCCACACCTCGGATATAATTACCGTAAAGCGGAACCAGTTGCCTTCTCCAAGGAAGAAGATCGGCCCGATCCCGACCATGCCCAGAATCCGGTTTACGAAACCGCCATCGCTAGACAATATGTCGATCAAAATACCGCCCAGAATGACCCATGACAGGAAGTGGGGCAAATAAACCATCGTTTGCACATAACGCTTGAAAAGCTCTTTGCGCACCTCATTTAAGAAAAGAGCAAAGGTGAATGGAGCTGCGAGGTTAAAAATGATTTTCAAAACCGCAATGACCAGCGTGTTCCAAATAACCTCCAGGCTGTCCTCCCGCTCAAACATGTAGCGAAAATTATCGAGACCGATCCATTCCGAGCCTGTAATGCCCAGCCGGGGCTTAAAGTCCTGGAAGGCCATAACAATGCCCGCCATTGGCAAATAGCTGAACAAAATCAGAAAAACTAGGGATGGCAAAATCATGAGATGGAACGGCCAGTGGCGCTTTAGCTGCCTCATATTGTAGTATCCTCCTGAACGCATTTGTATGAATTACCTCAATTATAGCAACGCCCCAAACCGCCTGAACACATGACGGAACCAACATTGATGGCACTATTGCAACTACTTTTCACAGGAGACTCTCATAAAAACAAAAGCAGCCTGCCGAGGGCAGACTGCTTTGCTGACTTGCACTATTTTACAGATGCATACCATTCATTTACTTCCTTCGTAATTTGCTCGCCGCCGGATTTATTCCAGTTGGCAACGAATGTATCGAAGGCATCAATCGGCTTCGTGCCGTAAATAATTTCGTTAAACGTTTGAAGCTCGATTTTTTTCAAGTAATCCATTTTCGACTTCATCGTCGGCGTTGTAGGGCCCGTGAACATGTTCATAAGCGCAACATCCTTCTGGGACATGAGCACCTTCGCCGCTTCTGGCGTTTGTTTGCCAAAGCTGTTGGCAATGTCTTTCTCCAGCTTCGTCTCCGGCTCCTTGCCATCTGCCAGCGCCAGCAGAGCTGTCATTTGCGCATCTGGAATACGGGCGCCATCGCGAACGAGGAAATAACGAACAATGTTGATATAGCCTCCAGGGATATCATCTTGATAAAGCGTGTTGCCATTGGCATCAACATCATAGTCATAACCTTTGAACATGCCAACCTCAAGCGGGCTGCCCTTCGCAGGGTTTGCGAAGTTGTCAAACATCCAGTTCTCATAAGTGAACAAAGCCTCAGGATGCTTAATATCTTTGTTGATCAAAATAACAGCGCTGGAAAATGGCGTGCCATGGCTTGTCGCTTTGCCGTCAGGACCTTTTGGCAGCGCGATCGGCGTCCATTTTGCCGTTGGCACGTTTTTCGCCGTATCGACAAGCGGCCAGCCGCTCATCCAGTATGGTCCAGGAATAATGCCCGCTGTTCCTGCAACTGCTGGCTCAGCTGTTTTGTTCTCATCCCATAGAGCTGCTTCTTTAGGGATAAAGCCTTTTTTGCTCCATTCCGAAAGCTTCTCAAGGCCCTGCTTCATGCCTGCATTAATAGAGCCGTATTCCAGGTTTCCGTCAGTCCCGACATTCCATTGCTCTGGCATCGCGCCGTAAGCGCCGAAAATCCATGATGGGTCGCCCATCCAACTGCTCAGCTTCGTTTTGAAGCCAATGCTAAGCGGCGTTACTTTATCTGGAGCTAATCCGTCCGGATTGTTGTTTTTAAAAGCTTCCATCACCGTTTCCAGCTCGGCAATCGTTGTCGGAGCTTTCATATTCAGCTTGTCCAGCCAATCTTGGCGAATCCACAACAGGTAGTCGTTGTTATAAGCGTAATCCAATACAGGGATGCCCATTTTTTTGCCATCGCGCATATATGGATTCCATACGTTAGGGTCAAGCTCCATCGCTTTTTTCCAAGTGTCATTTGCGTATTGGTCAAACAGGTCGCCAGCTTCGCGGAAATAGCCGGAATCGACCAAATCAGCTACCAGCTGCGGATCGTTATTGCCGACAACTAGCACGTCCGGCATATCCTGTCCCGAGGACATAGCCAGGCGCAGCTTTGTAGCTAACGCATTGTTCGTGTCCGTTACCGACCACAGCGATTTAATCTCGATGCCGAATTGCTCCTTGGCCCATTTTGTCGCTACGTTGTTCTCGATCGTTTCACCATTTTTATATTTCACCTCAGGAGCTACACCCCATACGGTCGTCAATGTAACAGGCGGATCATATTTCTCTTTATATTCATTTCCTGTTGAAGCTCCTGCGTTCGTGCCCTCGCCTGTTCCTGTGTTGTCCTTGCCGCATGCTGCGAGCAGGCCGACAACGAGAATGAGGCTTAGTACGAGCAGCAGCTGCTTTTTGTAAGCGCTAATCATTTTTGTTTTTCCCCCTCCAACTGTGTGTTGCAATTGTTTATGACTTTATTATAGGAGCATTGCTGGGGAAGTCATATGACAATAACCGAACATTTCTGCACCTTTGGCAACCTGTTCGTTTTTTGCTATTGGTCGCGGAACTCCTGCGGCGTCATGCCATAATGCTTGCGGAAGATTTTGCTGAAATATTGCGGATTCTGATAGCCCAGCTCCGAAGTAATTTCATAAATTTTCTTATTGGTCTGCTTCAGCAAATAATGCGCCCGCTCCATTCGCATCCGGGTAATATAGTCACTGATGCTCTCGCCAGTCTGGGCTTTATAAATTTTGGACAAATAGACCGGATGCAAAAACACCTTGTCCGCAATCGTCTTCACCGACGTATCATGGCCAAGGCTTGCAGACACCAGCTCCTGCACCTGCTTGACCAGGCTGCTCTTGGCATATTCCTCCGTACTGGACAGCTCCGTGCGCAAGCGCTCCAGCATATCCGTCGACCAATTTCGCAGCTTGTCCAGCGAATGAATTACGGTGTGGTCGAGCAGCATGTCGAAGCCCGCATGATCAATTTCATAAATAAATTGTCCCTGTTTATGGGCCGTATACATAAAAGCATTCGTAATCGAGAGAAACACTTCATACAGATGCTCCCGCGAAAACTTCACCTGCTCCAAATTGCCGAACACCTCATCGATTTTGAGCAGCGCCGTGTCCCACTGCTTGGACTCCAGCAAATGAATAAGGGTAGGCGGCTTATACAAAGCCTCCATCAGATTCACTCGCGTCTCCGGCTCCGCCTGATGGCTTTCCAAATAGACGGCAATGCCCGATTCATGAATCGCGCTCGATAAATAGACGCTCATCCCCGTCCGGTACGCATTCGCCATGCCGCTCGGGAAGGAGAACCAGTCGGAAATAATGAGCGATACTTCCGAACGGAGAAAATGGGAGATTTGCCGCCTAAAGACGTCCACTGCCTGCTCCAGCATCGCCCGCCGCTGTCCTTTGTAATCCGGCGAAAACTCCAGCAGCCGCTGCTGCTCCTCATTTGGCTGCGCGACGAAGATGAGGCAATTATGCGGCGCTTTGCCATACCATACGTTCATATGCTCGGCGAACACTTCCTCGCCGATATTGCCGACCGCATATTCCATGAGTTCCATGCTGCTGCGGTTGCTTTCATCATAAGGATTGCTGTATTGAATCAGCAAAATGACAGAAGGAGCATCAAGCCGCAGCGGAATTTCGTATTGCGCCAGCTTGGCGTCAATCGTCGTGTCCGACAGCTGGCGGCCTAGCAGCAGATCATGCAGCAAATTGCGCCGCAGCAGTCCATATTCCGACTTCATATTGTAAACGAGCTGATGGTATTGCTCCGCCTGCTCCCACTCCACCTTCAGCTCCTCGATCGTATTCATCAGGCTGCGCACAAATTCCTTATCGTCCACCGGCTTCAAAATATAATCGGATGCCTGCAATTGGAGCGCTTTTTTCGCATATTGGAAATCGGAATAGCCGGTCATTAAAATGCAGCGCAAATCCGGCCAGTGCTTCTTCGCCTGTTCGATCAGTTGCAAACCATCCATCCCCGGCATCCGAATGTCCGTGACCAAAATATCAATGTCGCCTGCCTCCATAATCGCAAGCGCCTCGGCAGCGGACTCGGCCCGGTACACTTTGCTGACGCCAAGCTCTTCCCATGGAATGGTCTTCTCTAAGCTCAGCGTCACATAGGCCTCATCATCTACAAGCAGCAGTTCAATCATTATGATGCCCCTCCTTAAGTCAGTGTCTGTTCGGTTTGTTTCTCGCGGGTCACATTCCAGCGAATTTGCACCTTCAAGCCGCCTAGCGGCGAAGGCGACAGCACAATGCCTGAGCTTGCGCCAAAACGCAAATGCAAGCGCTGATGGACGTTCCAAAGACCGCAGCCCATCTCCTGCTCCATAGGACGTGTCAATTGGTATTGCAAGGAAAAGAGCCGCTCTGGGTCGAGCCCAACGCCATCATCCTCTACCGTAATTGCTGCAAACTCGCCGTCAAATTCACCCGATATGCGAATGCGTCCTGCATTTGGCGATTGCTCAATTCCATGGATGACCGCATTTTCCACCAACGGCTGAATGACGAGCGGCGGAATTTGAAACCGCAGCAGATGCTCCGGGATGTCCAGCTCATAAGACAGCCGATTCATCCGCATTTGCTGAATATCCAAGTAGTTGCGGACAAAATCAATTTCTTCCCGCGCATCGACCAAATCCCGCTCCTGCCGTGTCGTATAGCGGTAGTAGTTTGACAGGTTCTGGCTCATTGCAATGACCGACTGATAGTTTTCCAGCTTCGCCATGCTCGATATAAAAGAAAAACAGTTATAGAAAAAATGCGGGTTGATTTGCGATTGCAGCTGCTTGAGCTTCGCTTCTCGCACATGGATTTTTTCCAAATACACATTTTCAAATAGTTCTTGAATTTGCTGAACCATCCGGTTGAAACGGATAAATACGAACTTAAATTCATTGTTGCCGCGCCCCTTCGGCGTAAGCCGGACGCCGTAATCGCCGTTTTTCAGCTTCTGAAAGCTGACTACAAGCTGCTTAATGGGAACCTGCACCTGCGCATAAAGCATATAGGCGATTAAACAGCTCATCAATAGCAGCAAACCAACCGAATAATAAAATAAACGGTTCGTTTGGTTGATCGGCTGGAGCACATCCGATAACGGGATATAATCAATCAAATCCCAGCCTATCGTTTCTGAACGGACAATATTGACCAAATAGCGCTCCCCGTTCACTTGGACGGTATGGCTGCCGCTGGCCAGCAAGCCGTTCTCGTCCAATTGGGCTATGAGCTGATTGCCCAGCTGCTGGTCGGCGGTACGATTGTATATCGTGCCCCATTCCTCATTGTAGTAGAAGGGGTCGCGCCGTCCATCACGCTTGAACTGATCGAGCATGCCTTGAATATTCGAGCTGTCAAAGCTCACCTCAATGAGCAATCCCGTATCCGTAGCCTGGGACAAGTTATTGTAAGGCAGCGCCGTCATCAGCGAGAAACGAAAGCCATCCGCGCCAAGCGGCTTTACCTGCCATCCGCGTTTCAGGCGGGCGGCTAAAGTCTCCTTATTATAGGGAACGGCATCGTTCACCGTAATGACGCGGGCTAGCGTTGGCGAATAGATCGCCAAATTGCTTTTCCAATTAGAGGAGCTTTCCTGAATGCTCAGCTTGGTCTGAATGCGCTTGACCATCGTAATCGCGGGCAAATCGAGATTGTCG from the Paenibacillus sp. BIHB 4019 genome contains:
- a CDS encoding response regulator, producing MIELLLVDDEAYVTLSLEKTIPWEELGVSKVYRAESAAEALAIMEAGDIDILVTDIRMPGMDGLQLIEQAKKHWPDLRCILMTGYSDFQYAKKALQLQASDYILKPVDDKEFVRSLMNTIEELKVEWEQAEQYHQLVYNMKSEYGLLRRNLLHDLLLGRQLSDTTIDAKLAQYEIPLRLDAPSVILLIQYSNPYDESNRSSMELMEYAVGNIGEEVFAEHMNVWYGKAPHNCLIFVAQPNEEQQRLLEFSPDYKGQRRAMLEQAVDVFRRQISHFLRSEVSLIISDWFSFPSGMANAYRTGMSVYLSSAIHESGIAVYLESHQAEPETRVNLMEALYKPPTLIHLLESKQWDTALLKIDEVFGNLEQVKFSREHLYEVFLSITNAFMYTAHKQGQFIYEIDHAGFDMLLDHTVIHSLDKLRNWSTDMLERLRTELSSTEEYAKSSLVKQVQELVSASLGHDTSVKTIADKVFLHPVYLSKIYKAQTGESISDYITRMRMERAHYLLKQTNKKIYEITSELGYQNPQYFSKIFRKHYGMTPQEFRDQ
- a CDS encoding sensor histidine kinase, whose protein sequence is MIRRKPGVRMPKVNLFSKIVGLLIIMLLPIIGLYSYSNHISTEVLDSELNRSNTNQLVFFQNQVNSSINLLGLWPNLLIQDPDIANLRDYYVELDNLDLPAITMVKRIQTKLSIQESSSNWKSNLAIYSPTLARVITVNDAVPYNKETLAARLKRGWQVKPLGADGFRFSLMTALPYNNLSQATDTGLLIEVSFDSSNIQGMLDQFKRDGRRDPFYYNEEWGTIYNRTADQQLGNQLIAQLDENGLLASGSHTVQVNGERYLVNIVRSETIGWDLIDYIPLSDVLQPINQTNRLFYYSVGLLLLMSCLIAYMLYAQVQVPIKQLVVSFQKLKNGDYGVRLTPKGRGNNEFKFVFIRFNRMVQQIQELFENVYLEKIHVREAKLKQLQSQINPHFFYNCFSFISSMAKLENYQSVIAMSQNLSNYYRYTTRQERDLVDAREEIDFVRNYLDIQQMRMNRLSYELDIPEHLLRFQIPPLVIQPLVENAVIHGIEQSPNAGRIRISGEFDGEFAAITVEDDGVGLDPERLFSLQYQLTRPMEQEMGCGLWNVHQRLHLRFGASSGIVLSPSPLGGLKVQIRWNVTREKQTEQTLT